In Scophthalmus maximus strain ysfricsl-2021 chromosome 21, ASM2237912v1, whole genome shotgun sequence, one genomic interval encodes:
- the eef1e1 gene encoding eukaryotic translation elongation factor 1 epsilon-1: MALRELSSLEKYLELKKPNKYSTQGDKKVPVLQNNNGAPLVGLVTIARHLVKEAKRTELLGDSAESRAVVHQWLEYRVTRLNGCTKDDIKTILKELNLYLQDKSYLAENQLTLADILMYYGIQPLIVDLAVQEKEQYVNVTRWFDHMQHYPGVRRHLPPVVVLRNRIYTGRHH, translated from the exons ATGGCATTACGGGAGCTGTCGTCGCTGGAGAAGTATTTAGAGCTTAAAAAGCCGAACAAGTACAGTACTCAGGGGGATAAAAAG GTACCTGTGCTACAGAATAACAATGGTGCTCCTCTGGTGGGGCTGGTGACGATCGCCCGTCACCTGGTCAAAGAGGCCAAGCGCACAGAGCTGCTGGGCGACTCCGCCGAGAGCAGGGCCGTGGTGCATCAGTGGCTGGAGTACCGAGTCACCAGGCTGAACGGCTGCACGAAGGACGACATCAAGACCATCCTGAAG GAACTCAACCTCTACCTGCAGGACAAGTCCTACCTGGCCGAAAACCAGTTGACCTTAGCCGATATTCTCATGTACTACGGAATCCAACCGCTCATA GTGGACTTGGCCGtccaggagaaggagcagtATGTGAACGTGACGCGGTGGTTCGACCACATGCAGCACTACCCCGGCGTGCGGCGCCACCTTCCCCCCGTAGTCGTGCTCCGGAACAGAATTTACACCGGCAGGCACCACTGA